One segment of Rosa chinensis cultivar Old Blush chromosome 6, RchiOBHm-V2, whole genome shotgun sequence DNA contains the following:
- the LOC112170439 gene encoding wound-induced basic protein, whose protein sequence is MIYDVNSPLFRSFLSQKGGSSDKRKMEEQKPKEHRPKANENKPVMNE, encoded by the exons ATGATCTACGACGTCAACTCCCCTCTTTTCAGGTCCTTCCTCAGCCAGAAGGGTGGCTCCTCCGATAAGAG GAAGATGGAAGAGCAGAAGCCGAAGGAACACAGGCCCAAGGCCAATGAGAACAAGCCCGTTATGAATGAGTGA